In Juglans regia cultivar Chandler chromosome 13, Walnut 2.0, whole genome shotgun sequence, the DNA window AGCCTTGTGATCGTATGGCTTGTGTTCAATAACCTTCAATATGAAATGACTGTGGTAAGAAAATGCCAAAATGATCAACCACCTCGTacaagatagaaaataaaattgctgCCAAGCAAACTGACTAAAGCTATGCACCCATTGTAAGAAGAATAAAGTAGCGCATATACGCCAATAAAATTAGGTTGCTACTAACTGCTTTTTTGTACGATGCATCACATCCAGTACGTTCTTCTTCCCTTgttattttttcctctcactctttTAAGGTAACACAAGGGAATTATTCCATATTACAAATGAAAAGTTCTACAAGAGGGAATGATGAAAAATCCTTCCCAGCTCCAGAAAAGAGCTCTAGATAGAAAAGTCAGGAATGTCCCTAATAACATACAGGATTTCAAAGCCAATTTTCCCCCCACTAGCTGAACCACTTCCTTTCTTTTTACAGAGCCTTGCATCACAATCCCTGACCTTACCTATTTTATAAACAGATATCATCAAATAATTCTAAGAAGTTGACTGCATTGAAAATCAGTATCACGATAGACagagaaatataaaagaattatctGCATGTCAACTATTTTCaagcaaataaaatatccaGCATGCTCATGTGGCCTTACAACTGCAACACACCATCTTAAATGGATTCATTTCCAATATAGCCAGGAATCAAATggaatacaaaataaaaaaaaaaattaatgacttCAAACCCAATGTATTTAGCCATAAGTAGATAATGTGCGAGGATTGGTAGAATAACTCCATggtatcaaaaaataataattataagctattgcatatttaatatgaataatacaaaaaagaaaactttaaagcACACATAGGTGTTCAAAAGGCATTCGTCAATATGAATCGGAACACTTTCAAACAACTTTCTATAACTAACTAAAGGCTCCAAGATTAACCTAAAAGATTCACACCTCAGGGGCCATCCACCTATAAGTCCCAGTTTCTGCAGTCATAACCCCAGTTTGAGGTTTTACTCTTGCAACCCCAAAATCAGCTACCTTAACAacctgaaagaaaaaaattaaaactttcatCAAAACTAATTTAGGTTTCCCAGCGATGTAAGACCATTGAGAAAACATTAGAAATAAGAAAgatttcaaacaataaaaagaaaaacaaaagttggaaATGTATAAAATTAACGTATATAAAGAATACAGGATTGTGAAACTTTTACCTCATTGTCATCCATCAAAAGATTAGCAGCCTTCAAATCTCTGtggataatattattttggtgcAAGTAGTTCATTCCCTTGGAAACATCAATTGCAACTTTGAGCAAGGACGGAAGCTTGAAAACACCCTTTTGTTTATGTAAATAGTCATAGACACTTCCACCAGACATGAACTCTGAGATATTGAAGTAAACAAATCTTTAAAATGAAgaccgtcacaaaaaaatatctaaaatataatataacaaggAGCCAAAATGAAACCTTATTTTAATTgaaaccaaataaaattttctaatgtGTTCAAATTCACCTGTTACAATGCACACACTTGGAGGCTTGGTACATGCACCTATAAATTGTACAACATTCTTATGTCGAACTTTCCTGCAATATTCGAAagaagcttgtagtttgaatgaaaaagttaaaaccaagGGAACTaatattcctttcttttttggcGAACTGATACCAAAATGCAAAACAGGAAAGTATACAAGATATTGCAAAGAAATCAAAACTCATTGATGCTTTCACGAGataatttcttcaatatatacCACTCATCTATGCAATATATAATCAATCCACTTCTCCAGTTAATCCCAAGAAAATCACATATACACATCCTTCACACATCTATCAAATGTAGAACCTCAACTATGCATctgaaattaaaataacttcCCCTTGGGTTTGCTTTGGCATATGTTCAAGTAAGAAAGTGGTGAATGACCACCATAAACTAAATACCCTCTATCACTTCTGTCCATCACCTctcaacaacaataaaaaacaaAGCCTAGACTTTCATCTTCTGGAATCGGAAGTGTGTCATAGTAAAGATTACGCTTATAGGTGATTATTTACTCAGAAGTGAGTTTATACATGATGAATACAAGGAATATGAAGACTTTCATCTTCAGGTTGGCTGCTGGGACTCTCAACTATAATTTTCTATCATGGGATGGCATATTTATCAATTAAAGTATGTAAAATGGATATTATAGTGATGGACAGGTATGATGGCAATTTTCAAAGGTGGATTTAAGGAAGGTTTGTTATAGCATGATCTACTACAAAGAATCATCAGATGCTTGTCTCTTTTTTAGGGAATGACATCATTTCTAACCTAATTAACAACTACATTTGAAGTGGTATAACTCAAGGGAAGTACTTTCACACCATGACATAAGCAGAATTCATCAATGTCATCAACAGAGAGTAGATGGCAGGGAGGTAGATATTGTTGTCATTACGTCATCCACATAGATTCATACTTCAGGGAAGCTGAGTATTCAAAGAGGGCCAGCAATATATCAAAGGATTTCCCATAACTttcccaaaaacaaaataaaaccaataggTAATAGAAGCATCAGTGCACGAACATAGTTAAAAATGAAGTTGAACTAAAACCCCACCTGCCTCTCAACTTGACAATTCTATATCAATGGTTGACATATAGGATGATGATGGTCATTGGTTTCAAAATCAGAAGCTTGGGTCTTTGCAAATGTCGCATTAAGTAATTAATGCTATGTTTCCTTTTAGGATTTTACCATTCTGTATGTTGGTTGCATTCAGTCTCAACAACAAAATTAAGGTAAGTTGTAACGCCataatggaagacccaaaccacatgacttatactccaaaagaactagtcaatgatacaattggagccccattggaactttataaagagcaagaacttctccttcccaatcaATGTgaaatctcatacaccacctacccttatctttttttgtataagtaatctacctaccattatccttatcatatgaggtatctaTCAATGGACAACGTTGTTTTCATATTGTTCATTATTCTTTCCTTATACAACTCTTTCCTTATTTCTCTAGTTATTATTTGACAGATTATACCTTCCATGTATAGGGCTAGAATTAGGCGTATACATTATTTATTTCCAGGTATAGAATTGCTTTGTaaagattatataatatacGGAATTCTCAAGGCCAAGCATTCGACCATTTTCACaaatttgacatggtatcaagagcaggTTGCTAATTTCCGtatctcttcaaattttttttttcaatcggATTTGTGGGTTTCTCTATTTCGGCATACTCTAGGTTGTTTTTTGGTGAACCCAACGTGACTTTCTCAACCTCATGGGATTTTCAGCTCTGGTCTAGGGTTTTTTTCAGCAGTTTTTTGCTATCGTGACTCTCGCAGCACCCTTCTGATGTGAATTTTGGCTTTTGGCTTTCTCGGGTCTGGTTTCTCCGTTGTCGCAGCAGCATCTCGTGGGATTTTTTGACTttgtctagttttttttttctgttgttGTAGCAACCTTCTCATGGGATTTTTGGCTTGGTCTGTGTGTTTTTGTTGCTCTCAGCTTCTTTGTAGAACCGTGGTTCATGACTTCTGaaactctcattttattttttggtctaGTTTACAGGCACAAATTACTCTACTTGAGCATTTCAGTTTGAACTTTCCCTTGAGGGAAAATATCTTTGGGGTCATATTTATGGCATGGATGTCGCACAAATATCCAATACTGACAAATCCAAGGATCTTGGGGCTTCTCCTTCATGGGCAGTACTTGATGTTCGGATCATGTATTGGCTTCTTGGTTCGGTGGAGCCACATATTGTCACCAACTTGCAGGCTCATCGCTCCGCTCAATCCATGTGGAATTACTTGAAGAATGTTTATCATTAAGATAATGATGCTTGTCGCTTTCAGTTAGAACATGTGATTGCCATGTTTCAACATGGTAATCTTTCCATCCAAGACTACTACTAGGTATGTCCGACTCTTTGGCATGAATATACTGATTTGGTTACAATGAATGTTCCTGTTGCCACTCTTTCGACTATTCAGAATCTTCACAAGACTAGCCGGCGTGATCGGTTTCTTATGAAACTACGCCTGGAAGATGAATTTGTTCGCTCCTTTCTACTGAACAGATCTCTTGTTCCCTTTCTTGATCtttgttttggtgagttacttcgCAAAGAACGTCTTAGTACTCAAGCTATtctggagcaatctcatggCAGTTCAGGAATGGCAACTATGGCTTATGCTACCCAAGGACGAGGATCACCTATGAATTCTAAAAGCTTGCAGTGTTTTTACTGCAAGCAATATGGACATATTGCTGCCAATTGTCCTAAGAAATACTGCTCCTATTACAAGAAGGGTCACATTATAAAAGAATGTTGTATTCGCCCCCAAAATCATCAAGCCCCCAAGCATTTCAGACTTCTGTTATTGCCCTTCAAGTAGCAACTTCTGTAGCACATGACTCTTCTTCAGGTGCTTCCTTTGTTCCTGCACCTCCTGCAGCGAATTACTGCACACCAGAAATGGTGCAACAGATGCTAATTTCGGCATTATCAGCAATGAGATTCCAATGTAACAATTCTACTAAACTCTGGTACGTGGACTCATGGGCCTCTAATTACATGACGAATAATCACTGCTTTGTGTCATGTTCGACCCTACGCTGGTCAATCTGCTATTTAGACTGTCAATGATAGTTCTTTGCCAATAGTTGTTGCAGAGATGACTCTTCTAAGTTCACTTATGTGTTTCTAGCTCCTCAACTTTCCATGAATCTTATTTATGTCGGTCAATTAGTTGATAACAATTGTACTGTTAATTTTTCTGgtgatggttgtgttgtgcaggaCCAGGTAACAGGGGATTCGATCGCAAAGGGACCTAAAGTGGGGCGCTTGTTTCCACTACTTTTGCTTGTtccaacactttctccaattttttctattaagtcttttgcttgtaataatgttccAGATCTTAGTATGGTGTGGCATCGTCGTTTAAGTCATCTCAATACTCaaatcttatctcatgtattGCACTCTGGTTTTCTTGGTAATAGAGAACATTCTTCCCTTGGTAAAAACAAAACTCTTCCATTTCCTTTGCATACTAGTAGAGATTCTCACTGCTTTGATATTTGCTTGGGTCTATTTTCTTCGCTCTAAATCTGAAGTTTTTCGTACTTTTACTGAGTTTTTTGCGTATGTTGACAATCAATTTTCTACTTCTATTAAGACATTACGCACAGATTCTGGTAGTGAATATTTGTCTATTGACTACTGAGTTTCAGGCATTCTTGGCTTCTAAAAGTATTATTCATCAACGATCATGTCCCACTACCCCACAACAGAATGGAGTAGCCGAACGCAAAAATCATCCCCTAGATGTGGTACGTACTCTCCTTTTAGAATCCTCTATTCCATCCATATTCTAGGTCGAGACTCTGAAAACTGCTACTCACTTTATTAATCGTTTACATTCCCAAGTCTTACACATGAAGTCTCCCTATTTCCGCTTGTTTGCTAAGCAACCTAGTTACGATGATCTCCGTACCTTTGGTTATgtatgttttgttcatttacctCCTCATGAGCGACATAAATTATCTGTCCAATCTGTTAGATGTGCATTCTTGAGATATAATGTATCAAAAGGGATTTATTTGCTATGATCTTACATTACATCGTACACACATTTCtaggaatgttattttctttgaaaatcaacataTTTCTTTCATGTATCATCTGTGCCCTCCTCCTCTTCTATTGTTGTCCTCCCCTACTTTGAGCAGCAGTTCTCAGATCTTCATCAAGTCAGCTCTCGCTTTAAACCAGATATTGTGTATACGAGACGCTCTCGCCCAAAGTCTCTTCCGGTGGCTCACCCGATATCTGATCCTACCACGCTCCAGAATCAGTCAGTTGCAACACCTACAGAGGCCTTGGTATGTCGCTCTCCTCGAGTGTCTGTACCTCCAGATAGGTATGAGTTTCCTTCTTCTAGTTTTGGCCACTCTATTTCAACTTTTACTGTTGTAttgtccaattttgatattctcACATGCTACTCACACTGTTAAGCATGACTGTTGGCGACAAGCTATGCAGGAAGTAATTGCCGCTCCAGAGGCCAATCACACATGGGACATTGAGCCTTGTCCTCCCACCATTGTTCCTCTGGGTTGCAAATAGGTTTACTCAATCAAGGTTCAATTTTatggaagtttggatcgttACAAAACTCGGCTTGTTGCACTTGgaataattaggaatatggagtcAATTATGAAGAGGTCTTTGCTCCTGTGGCTAAGATGACTATTGTTAGTACGATTCTAGCTTGCTTCCAATGACTGGCCACtacatcaaatggatgtcaaaaatgattttcttcatgGGGATCTTAAAGAATGTATTTATATGAAGCCACTCTTGGGATTGTTTCCCTCTCCGATCCCTCTCCAACTTCACATCTATGTAAACTTCGTCGCTctctttatggtctcaaacaaagCTCCAAGGGCCtgtttgataaatttcaaaccactttattacaattttcattCAAGCAAAGCAAGTATAGCACTTCATTATTTCTTCGGAAAACAAATATGGGTATTGTTgtccttttggtttatgttgatgatattgtgatcatTAGTTCTGATTCAGGTTTACTTGTCCAGCTTAAGACTCATATCTCAGAGtcctttcatatgaaagatcttgggtctctcacatattttcttggtcttgaggtgCATTTTAGTCCCTCTGGTATTTCACTCGATCAAAATAAGTATACTAGTGACTTGGTGGCTACAACTAGACTACAGAAGGCTACCTCTGTCGATACTCCCATAGAATTAAATTTCAAGCTTCGCAAAGAGGATGACTTACTTGTTGATCCCAGTTTATACCAAAAGTTAGTGGGTAGCCTTGTCTACCTCACCATTACTAGACCGGACATTTCCTTTGCTGTACAGCAAGTCAGCCAGTTTATTCAGACTCCtcgtcatcttcatttggctgTTGTCCGTAGGATCATACGCTATGTTCAGGGCACTTCTGCCCAAAGCTTATTCTTTTCTACAAGCAATTCTCCTTGTCTTGCTACTTATagcgatgctgattgggctatTTGTGTTGATACATGTCGCTCTATCACTGGTTAGTGCGTGTTCTTAGGTGATGCGTTGAACtcctggaagagtaagaagcaagacagagtttcTAAGTCATCTACAAAATCTGAATACAGGGCGATGTCTTTTGCTTGTTCCGAAATTATTTGGCTTCAAGGTTTGCTTGCTGAGTTAGACTTCTCTGAGACCGATCCTACACCTTTACACGCCTATAATACAAGTGTTATTCAGATCACGGCCAATCCTATCTATCATGAGCGCATAAAGCATATTTAAGTTGACTGTCATTCTATTCGTAAAACATTTGAAGTTCGTGTTATCACTCTTCCGCATATTTCTACTGAGCTACAAATTgttgatatcttcaccaaatcTCTCACTCGCCATCAACATTGCTTCTTAAGTAGCAATGATGCTTATTGATCAacccgcatcaatttgaggggggctgTCAATGGACAGTGTTGTTTCCATATTGTTCATTATTCTTTCCTTATACaactctttccttttttctctagTTATTATTTGACAGATTATACCTTCCATGTATAGGGTTATAATTAGGCGTATACATTATTTATTTCCATGTATAGAATTGTTTTGTaaagattatataatataggGAATTCTCAAGGCCAAGCATTTGGCCATTTTCACAAATTTGACAGTATCACATAAGTTCTTTAGCGGGTCCCTCTTTAAATTCTCATGATTCAGATTAGCAGAATTGAGAAATTTCAGAGTCCAACATACCGAAATTTTAGAAGTACATTTGTATGGGGTTCTAAGCaattttattggcaccgggtgtccgagaacagtgtcccgactaatctcAGAGGTGTACAGGCCCTTGGCAAGGTAGGGTTCTAAGCAATATGAACAATAATTAGATTCCATTAAGACAAAATTAAGTCTTTGAAAACTACTTTCACACCCACAGTATAAATATGAATCCTAGTTATGCATACTCACACAACatcaaacacattaaaaaaaccaACTATTAGCGGGCCAATTAGGGCAAACAATGCAGttcccaaacctcaaaataAAGACTTCCTGTGCAAACTCTCTCTGCATATCTGAATCCACACGCTCAGGCTTGAGAACTTTAATAGCCACTTCCTGACAATAGTATGTACCTTTGTACCTGATTCGATAAAATAAAAGGAGTAAGCTAATTGAAtactttttttgataggtaaaaggTGAAACAATATAATTGGAtactaaacaaaaaatagtggATACCTAGCCAAAAAGAAGCAGAGGAATGAATGTATTAACAATAGAGACTTACAGATCCCCGTATGACCCAGAtgcaattttgttttcaaacttcaaatgctTAGGATCAATTTCCCATACATCAGTCCCGTCATTAGGTATTGTCAAATGATCAGGTTCACATTTTATTACTGTTTGATCCAGCTCGCCTACAGAAACTGATGGTCCAGCATTTGGCCAAGCTTGCCTCTGAATAGCAACCCCAAATTCCACATTGAATTATGGATgcattatttataatataactgATGCTGGGAAAGAAAGTAAGGAAGAGAGGAAATATGGATTTGTCATTTGAAATAGTAAAAACTCATAATTATTGTCAGCTATCCTActtgaaggaaaaaatgagTGACAAGAAATCACCTCGATTTTCAAAAGTTTCCTTTCCAATGTAGTTTTAAGCTGCTCTGTGTCCTGTTTGAAGGCGAGTCTATCAAGCAATGCTTGtgaatacaaaaagaaatgcttttgtAGTACAATTCAGAGaagtcataattaattaatatctccATTTGAGTAATCTAATTGACACAACAGCATATATACCTTCCCAAATGattacttcaatttttttttgaaaggacaCAAAAAGAGAGCAGAATTATGGTGAATGAGTTACATTGGTATGGTAGACCCAGCTGGCATGTCATAATGCCATACAACAGATGTCAGGTTTTTCCTCAATAGAACTCTTTcaacatagaaaatcatataaagTACCTCATAAGGCCAACCATCAACAACGAATACATCTAAGGAATAACCATCCACTGTTGAAAAAGCATGTGCCTCTTGGATGTTTAGTCCCATCTCAGCAAGCAGGGAAGTCAACTACAATGTTTCACAAGATCAGTCACCATGCAGATGAGAATGCAACATATAATCAGAGATGTCATCTCCACAAACACAATTACTCATGTATCttgttcaaaaaattttgaattgagttgaataaTCAATGGTTATGTTTATGGTGAGAATTATGTAAAAGCCCATGCTAGCTCAAAACATATAATCTGCCATCAGTTTGGCATCTATGCATATGAATAGACACATGCACACAGGCATGTGCAGACACAACCAGACTTGAGTCcccaaataaatgaaacatcaTATGAAGATAATAACTGATGTACGTAAATAAGAAAAACCTATCAGATACCTGACTAAGGAGTTTGGGTTTGTCATCTGATGAGAAGGTAATTTCATGCATGGGCCTACATCATTGTAAACCACAAAGATGTAATACATTACAACCTCTCgttgaaaatatattaacttCACATCACAAAATATATCAGAAATCATCATTTGATGAATTATATTGGGGAATGATTAAAACTCCATATATGTGTTTATAAGGAAGCAAGCTTTTGCCATGCTCAATATTTTGCTCGTATGATCACCATCTTTTAAATGCTACGTATGGCAAGCTTCATTACCTTGAGTATGGAGCCACCGTCGAGTATATTATAGCATGTGTGGGGGTCATCAGAATAAAAGTGCTAccaaatttagagagagagagagagagagagagagaggtcttggTAGAACTGGCCATAAATCAtgtattctttaaatttaatttaaaaaatccaaactggcaaatctaaaaccttattTAAATGAAGGTAACTGCAACTGATAAATTTGATTTgaacaaaattaatgaaaattcataacaaaatattgcaATCTTCAGCATATTGAAAGCAAAATTTTGTGGTATATACAATCAAAGTCCAACATCCAAACAGGATATATTTGACCAGATAGGTTCCGTGAAATTTTACCAACCCGAACCCAATGAATACTTTAAGATGTAAGTATTTACTGTGAAAACCAAGTGCTAGCATGTACTGAATTCTCCTCATCTAGAGCAAGAGATTTATCTGCTTCAAGCGCAAGGGCTTCAAGATTAGGAGATGAACCAAAGGCAGGTGGTGGGTGGATGCTGACAATTAAAAAGCCAGAAAGAGATGTTAGACCTGTTAATGGAGAGAATCAGGCACTAAAGTGAACCATCAAAAGAAGCAAAAGAGTTAAATAACTTCCATTCATGGACTATAAATGTGAGACTTTCTGGATCTGCTATGAAAAATTAACTATACTGTAATTAAATTCCAGGAAGAGGGTAAAAAACCTGTGTCTGTTAGAGCCGTTTATTTTACTTTGGGCAGCTTCTTCACCAGGAAAATCTGAATGCACAGAGTAAGCTGCATTCCCATCAGAAGTTGAATGAACCTGCAAAAAAGTATGATTCACATAATACATTTTCCAtgcaaaaaaagaagaagaaaataaaataaacaaataaatcagCGAAGAGTgtcaaatcataaaaagtagaagagCAGAAGGGTAGTATAAACAACATGAGGTTTAAACTTGCTTCCTGAGGTCAAATAATATTGGCAGACACAACCAGACCAAAAAGAGTGTAATACAGATTGCGATGATGATAACAAACACCATTTCGGTATAATTGTCAACGTATCAGAATCGTagtttcatgataaaaatgtATGGTTAATAGGAGTCCATAAAGGCCATGTCATGATTCCTAAAGTATCTTACAAAGTGGGAAAGTGCAATtttagagttattctattctcaagccGGAGTGTAGAGCACACCAACGACATcacttaaattgtaaaatttgatttgtaatattcaaattttaaaatttatttcttaaatgaaaTTATGTGATAGAAGCACTTTACTAGGTGTACTCTACACACCGTTTCTTGCCATTCCATCCAAAGTCAAGTGTGAATCTTTGGCATTCCATAACTAGCAACTATATGGGAGCTCCGTAGTGGATTACGGTCATATAATATCAAGCTTGCTGCCAGTTCAAAAATTAGTGAATGTTATCAAATGTGGCTTGTATTTCAGCACATAAATCTGGATTTCTCACAAGATGCTGAAATAGTAAAAATAGATGTTCTTAATGCATCTGATCCCATTTTTGAGTCGAGAACCAGCCAAATATCAGTTAAGGATTTTGGAATAAGTTGTCCCAAATAGGGGCCCTCTTCACACATCTAGAAGATTCTTGGATGTGACAAAAAATACCGGTACATGTATAATATATGAGcaccaaatcttttttttttttttttttggataagtaagaTATATGAGCACCAAATCTTATAGCTATAGCACATGTACCTGAAAATTATGCAATGACTCTATAAtgcatttgaaattaaataaccTGCACAAGGTGGACTTCAATTGCAGGCCTATCTGCGGGATCCTGAGCCAAATGCAGCAATCTCTTGTGCATAAGAACATCTTCTGGTCTCTGTACATTCACATCCAACGCATAACTGCATCGCATTCAATCAAAGGGCACAAAAAACCCATTAAATAGAACCACAATGATTAgaacatttttcttcttccctaaATCCCAAAAAATTTTACCAATGACCTCGGCGGAAAAGCAAAATAATTCGTAATCACATCATTGGCGACGTCAAAACACTAATAAGTCCTCTTAAACCTCTaataatccaaataaaaaaattatagcagTGCGAACTAGAATTATCAGATCAACTCCATTCTACTCCGTTTCAATCTTAATGACTCTGAACAGACTTTATGCAATGTAGTCATCCACCGAACATCATCAACCACACAGTCACAAGCGAAACCAAAAACACAATGACctcaaaattatataatatatatatatatattgaagatcAACCAAAAGCTAGATTAGTATAGTCATATAGTTATACATgcgttaaaaataaatagaattatacatacatacatgcatgcatacatacatacatacatatatggaCAGGTTTGGAAGGGTAGGGTAAAGGTACCGAGTGGGGAGGCGATTGAAGTGAGACCAAAGCTGGTCGTCGAAGCCAGTCTGAAAAGCCTCCTCGTTGTCTGAATCCCTAAGCCGACGGAGAACCTCATTGTACACCTCGAGCTTCTGCCGCTGCTGCCGACTCCTTGCCGGCGAGGACGCCGACGCATCGTGCGCCATACTCGCACAGCTCTCCGTGTCCTCCATCACCATTGAAGACCAAACCGAAACGAAACTAAACAAAAGCAGCgagaaaatgaatgagagagagagatcttttCGGTGTTTGGTTTACGTGTAAGTGGACGATTTTGCAGAACACAAAAGCAATGACgagccttttttgtttttgggtaagTGAAACAATGACGAGCTTTGTTTAGACGGAAACGCAGATTTGAGAAAAGGTTTCAGACGAAATCGGAGAAAAAAATGGTGTTAACAGATAGATTTTCCCCTTTTTATGGTACTAGCGACTAGCGAGGCTGCGAGAGTGTGAGAGGCTTTTTAAGGGTTCCtcggtatttatttatttatttattttagcctCCGGGTTTGGTTTTTCGGAAAGTTTAACGGCTTAGACGAGTCGGAGTCACGGGGAGATAATCTGTCTAAGTTATTTCagataatattaattagtattattattattctccaTAATTAATGAAGCTGGAGATATGTATCAACTTTTTTATGAACTTTCTTATGTTAGCGATTCTTTTGTGCTGCTAATTTACAGTCTTAGGAatgatttagatttagaaataaattgagatattttatgaatagtagaataaaaattaaattatttattatattttgtgtagaaatttaagaaaattattttaaa includes these proteins:
- the LOC108993440 gene encoding serine/threonine-protein kinase STY46-like isoform X1; translated protein: MVMEDTESCASMAHDASASSPARSRQQRQKLEVYNEVLRRLRDSDNEEAFQTGFDDQLWSHFNRLPTRYALDVNVQRPEDVLMHKRLLHLAQDPADRPAIEVHLVQVHSTSDGNAAYSVHSDFPGEEAAQSKINGSNRHSIHPPPAFGSSPNLEALALEADKSLALDEENSVHASTWFSQPMHEITFSSDDKPKLLSQLTSLLAEMGLNIQEAHAFSTVDGYSLDVFVVDGWPYEDTEQLKTTLERKLLKIERQAWPNAGPSVSVGELDQTVIKCEPDHLTIPNDGTDVWEIDPKHLKFENKIASGSYGDLYKGTYYCQEVAIKVLKPERVDSDMQREFAQEVFILRKVRHKNVVQFIGACTKPPSVCIVTEFMSGGSVYDYLHKQKGVFKLPSLLKVAIDVSKGMNYLHQNNIIHRDLKAANLLMDDNEVVKVADFGVARVKPQTGVMTAETGTYRWMAPEVIEHKPYDHKADVFSFGIVLWELLTGKLPYEYLTPLQAAVGVVQKGLRPTIPKNTHPKLVELLVRCWEQDPALRPDFSEIIEILQQTAKEVGDEGEERRKEKSSGGFLSVLRRGHVQ
- the LOC108993440 gene encoding serine/threonine-protein kinase STY46-like isoform X2, yielding MVMEDTESCASMAHDASASSPARSRQQRQKLEVYNEVLRRLRDSDNEEAFQTGFDDQLWSHFNRLPTRYALDVNVQRPEDVLMHKRLLHLAQDPADRPAIEVHLVQVHSTSDGNAAYSVHSDFPGEEAAQSKINGSNRHSIHPPPAFGSSPNLEALALEADKSLALDEENSVHASTWFSQPMHEITFSSDDKPKLLSQDTEQLKTTLERKLLKIERQAWPNAGPSVSVGELDQTVIKCEPDHLTIPNDGTDVWEIDPKHLKFENKIASGSYGDLYKGTYYCQEVAIKVLKPERVDSDMQREFAQEVFILRKVRHKNVVQFIGACTKPPSVCIVTEFMSGGSVYDYLHKQKGVFKLPSLLKVAIDVSKGMNYLHQNNIIHRDLKAANLLMDDNEVVKVADFGVARVKPQTGVMTAETGTYRWMAPEVIEHKPYDHKADVFSFGIVLWELLTGKLPYEYLTPLQAAVGVVQKGLRPTIPKNTHPKLVELLVRCWEQDPALRPDFSEIIEILQQTAKEVGDEGEERRKEKSSGGFLSVLRRGHVQ